The candidate division KSB1 bacterium genome has a segment encoding these proteins:
- a CDS encoding Fic family protein, with the protein MTTENNSGHGSFQPRFAITHSITAHLTRIERARGFLEAAELSAEWLKEMEQRALVLEAHHTTHIEGTRLTLSQAEAILDGKVVQEADPEDVRELLNYRAAFEFVSSYLESQTPITEGLIREIHKRLVEGVRGGAAAPGEYRKIQNYVVNAATGETVYTPPPAFEVPILMAQLVEWLNRVQDIHPVLVSGIAQFQLVHIHPFLDGNGRTSRLLSMLVLYRSGYDFKRLFTLSEYYDRERSRFYRALQSVRENDMDMTGWLEYFTEGLATQLAEVRARGEKVISADLIAKKYRLNPRQSKALLYVLEHGKINIQDYERLFSQVARRTLQRDLQTMVQKNVLNENASSPTDPGKWYSLSGDLKEKL; encoded by the coding sequence ATGACGACTGAAAATAATAGCGGACATGGCAGTTTCCAACCGCGTTTTGCCATCACCCACTCCATAACCGCTCATCTTACCCGTATTGAGCGGGCGCGGGGGTTTTTGGAAGCGGCCGAGCTTTCCGCGGAGTGGCTCAAGGAAATGGAGCAGCGGGCGCTGGTGCTGGAAGCGCATCACACCACGCACATCGAAGGCACGCGGCTGACCCTGTCGCAGGCGGAAGCAATTTTAGACGGGAAGGTCGTGCAGGAAGCGGATCCCGAAGATGTCCGCGAACTGCTCAATTACCGCGCTGCCTTTGAGTTCGTTTCCTCCTACCTTGAGTCCCAGACGCCGATCACCGAGGGGCTGATTCGCGAAATCCATAAGCGGTTGGTTGAGGGCGTGCGCGGCGGCGCGGCTGCACCGGGCGAATACCGGAAAATCCAGAATTACGTGGTGAACGCTGCAACCGGCGAGACCGTCTATACCCCGCCGCCGGCATTTGAGGTTCCTATTCTCATGGCCCAGCTGGTTGAGTGGCTAAATCGCGTACAAGATATTCATCCGGTGCTCGTGAGCGGTATTGCTCAATTTCAACTGGTTCACATTCATCCTTTTCTCGACGGCAACGGCCGGACTTCGCGGCTTTTATCCATGCTTGTTCTTTACCGTTCCGGCTACGACTTCAAAAGGCTTTTTACCCTGAGTGAATACTATGATCGGGAGCGCAGCCGTTTTTACCGGGCGCTGCAGAGCGTGCGGGAAAACGACATGGATATGACGGGTTGGCTGGAATATTTCACCGAGGGGCTGGCAACCCAGCTGGCCGAGGTGCGCGCCAGAGGTGAAAAAGTCATTTCTGCCGATCTGATAGCGAAAAAATACCGATTGAATCCCAGGCAAAGCAAGGCGCTGCTTTATGTTCTGGAGCATGGAAAAATCAACATTCAGGATTATGAACGGCTTTTTTCGCAGGTTGCCAGAAGGACATTGCAAAGGGATTTGCAGACTATGGTTCAAAAAAATGTGCTGAACGAGAACGCCTCCAGCCCGACGGATCCCGGCAAGTGGTATTCGCTCTCGGGGGACCTCAAGGAAAAGCTATGA
- a CDS encoding GIY-YIG nuclease family protein — protein MNDFFPKRPKVTPKIYAYADTNPQYAGLLKVGYTTHSVQERVAQQYPTLRPGTLPYRIVLEEDAIRSDGTTFSDREVHRMLRLNGIRQEGGEWFRCTVEQVKAAIIAVREGQLFEEQRSLSFKMRSEQEAAIEKTAAYFQNYRRENSKPPHFLWNCKMRFGKTFAAYQLAKRMGWRKVLVLTFKPAVQSAWEEDLRTHVDFQGWQFIKPGGPITWETADKTKPIVCFGSFQDYLGRNPSTGGIKTKNEWVHATHWDCVIFDEYHYGAWREKAKDLFEAEDEAERKAAEGEAVDYFDEEILPITSDHYLYLSGTPFRAIASGEFIEEQIYNWTYSDEQRAKAEWDDTKGANPYSALPRMVLLTYQLPEDIRQIALQGEFNEFDLNVFFSAEGVGERARFKYEAEVQKWLDLIRGAYLPASVDDLKLGRERRPPLPFSDVRLLSALSHTLWFLPSVAACYAMRNLLAQRQNKFYHEYKVIVAAGASAGIGPKALPPVLEAMGNPLESKTITLTCGKLTTGVTVRPWTGILMLRNSSSPETYFQAAFRVQNPWTLKNPDGLSPNEELILKLECYVFDFAPDRALRQIADYSTRLNVGEDDPEKKVEEFIRFLPVLAYDGSSMRQIDAAGVLEMAMSGTTATLLARRWESALLVNVDNDTLRRLMSNEQAMQALMSIEGFRNLNQDIETIINKSEVVKKARREANERELSREEKRQLSEEEKEFKSKRKQIQEKLIKFATRIPIFLYLTDYRERTLRDVITQLEPGLFKRVTGLTVKDFELLVSLGLFNSALMNDAVYKFKRYEDPSLVYMGVNRHEGEDIGLYDTVLRRKEYEAAFVIASVETYETGDEMRRG, from the coding sequence ATGAATGATTTTTTTCCTAAAAGACCCAAGGTCACACCCAAAATCTACGCCTACGCGGATACCAACCCGCAATATGCGGGCTTGCTCAAGGTGGGTTACACCACTCACAGCGTGCAAGAGCGCGTGGCGCAGCAATACCCCACCCTGCGGCCGGGCACGCTTCCCTACCGCATCGTGCTGGAAGAGGATGCAATCCGCAGCGACGGCACGACCTTCAGCGACCGCGAGGTGCACCGCATGTTGCGCCTCAACGGCATTCGGCAGGAGGGCGGCGAGTGGTTTCGCTGCACGGTGGAGCAGGTCAAGGCGGCCATTATTGCGGTCAGAGAAGGCCAGCTCTTTGAAGAGCAGCGCTCGCTTAGCTTCAAAATGCGGTCGGAGCAGGAAGCGGCGATAGAAAAAACCGCTGCCTACTTTCAAAACTACCGCCGCGAAAACAGCAAGCCGCCGCACTTTTTGTGGAACTGCAAAATGCGCTTCGGCAAGACCTTCGCCGCCTATCAACTCGCCAAACGCATGGGCTGGCGGAAAGTGCTCGTGCTCACCTTCAAGCCCGCCGTGCAAAGCGCCTGGGAAGAAGACCTGCGCACCCATGTGGATTTTCAAGGCTGGCAGTTCATCAAGCCCGGGGGCCCCATCACCTGGGAAACGGCAGACAAAACCAAGCCCATCGTCTGCTTCGGCTCGTTTCAGGATTACCTGGGCCGCAATCCCTCCACCGGCGGCATTAAGACGAAAAACGAATGGGTGCACGCCACCCACTGGGACTGCGTCATCTTCGATGAGTATCACTACGGCGCCTGGCGCGAGAAGGCCAAAGACCTGTTCGAGGCCGAAGACGAGGCCGAACGCAAAGCCGCCGAGGGCGAAGCGGTGGATTACTTCGACGAGGAGATTCTCCCCATCACCTCCGACCACTACCTGTACCTCTCCGGCACGCCCTTCCGCGCCATCGCCAGCGGTGAATTCATTGAAGAGCAAATCTATAACTGGACATATTCGGACGAACAGCGCGCCAAAGCCGAATGGGACGATACAAAAGGCGCCAACCCCTACTCCGCCCTGCCGCGCATGGTGCTTTTGACCTATCAACTGCCGGAGGACATCCGTCAAATCGCCTTGCAGGGCGAGTTCAACGAGTTCGACCTGAACGTCTTTTTCTCCGCCGAGGGCGTGGGCGAGAGGGCGCGCTTCAAATACGAAGCCGAAGTGCAAAAGTGGCTGGATTTGATTCGCGGCGCGTATCTGCCGGCCAGTGTGGACGACCTGAAACTGGGCCGCGAACGCCGCCCGCCATTGCCGTTTTCGGATGTACGCTTGCTCTCAGCGCTCTCGCACACCCTGTGGTTTTTGCCCAGCGTGGCCGCCTGCTATGCCATGCGCAACCTGCTCGCGCAGCGGCAGAACAAGTTCTATCACGAGTACAAAGTCATTGTGGCGGCGGGCGCTTCGGCGGGCATTGGTCCCAAAGCCCTGCCGCCCGTGCTGGAGGCGATGGGCAACCCGCTGGAGAGCAAAACCATCACCCTCACCTGCGGCAAGCTGACCACCGGCGTCACCGTGCGCCCCTGGACGGGCATCCTCATGCTGCGCAACTCTTCCAGCCCGGAGACCTACTTCCAGGCTGCCTTTCGCGTGCAAAACCCCTGGACGCTCAAAAACCCCGATGGCCTGTCGCCCAACGAGGAATTGATTCTCAAGCTGGAATGCTACGTCTTCGACTTTGCCCCCGACCGCGCCCTGCGCCAGATTGCCGACTACAGCACGCGCCTCAACGTGGGCGAAGACGACCCCGAAAAGAAAGTCGAGGAGTTCATCCGCTTCCTGCCGGTACTGGCTTACGACGGCAGTTCCATGCGGCAGATAGACGCCGCCGGCGTGCTGGAGATGGCGATGAGCGGCACCACCGCCACCCTGCTGGCGCGCCGCTGGGAAAGCGCCCTGCTGGTCAATGTGGATAACGACACCCTGCGGCGGCTGATGAGTAATGAGCAGGCCATGCAGGCCCTGATGAGCATCGAGGGCTTCCGCAACCTGAACCAGGACATCGAGACCATCATCAACAAATCCGAAGTGGTCAAAAAAGCCAGGCGCGAAGCCAACGAGCGCGAACTTTCCCGCGAGGAAAAGCGGCAGCTCAGCGAAGAAGAGAAAGAGTTCAAGAGCAAGCGCAAGCAGATTCAAGAGAAACTCATCAAATTCGCCACGCGCATCCCCATTTTCCTGTATCTCACCGACTACCGCGAACGCACCCTGCGCGATGTCATCACCCAACTGGAGCCGGGCCTGTTCAAGCGGGTCACCGGCCTGACCGTGAAAGACTTTGAACTGCTGGTGAGCCTGGGCTTGTTCAACAGCGCTCTGATGAACGATGCCGTGTACAAATTCAAGCGCTACGAAGACCCCAGCCTGGTGTATATGGGCGTCAACCGGCATGAGGGGGAAGACATCGGCCTTTATGATACCGTTTTGCGCCGAAAGGAATATGAGGCGGCGTTCGTAATTGCGTCGGTTGAAACTTACGAAACAGGCGATGAGATGAGAAGGGGCTAA